The following are encoded together in the Triticum dicoccoides isolate Atlit2015 ecotype Zavitan chromosome 6B, WEW_v2.0, whole genome shotgun sequence genome:
- the LOC119320277 gene encoding protein Rf1, mitochondrial-like, translated as MSRRLVPVGRRILEQNIKGRYHAGDIGTEDALHLFDELLQDAQPSSIHAINCLLTIIRRDCPALGVSLFNRIARAKVAPDIITYGILVDCCCGAGRLDLGHAAMGHIIKLGFAAEAIVNFNHLLRAICAEKKTSYAMNIVLRLMPEFNCIPNIFSYNILFKGLCNEKRSQEALELIQIMVEDGGCCRPDVVTYNTVVDGLLKEGEVGKAYSLFSEMLQRGISPNAVTYSSIICGMCRLHLMDKAEEVLQQMFDREILPDVATYTSLIHGYYSLGQCEEVDRIFKEMSRNGVQPDIVTYNIQMDYLCKNGRCAEARKIFDSMVSLGQKPTVTTYSILLHGYAMERSFHDMNCLIDLMVGNGIAPNHFIYNILISAYAKEEMVGEVMHIFTKMRQQGLNPDVANYGAVINLLSSIGRMDDAMSQYNQMITEGLLPGIILFSQLISGFRTCGKWEKVHELFSEMLDRGIYPNTVFFNTIMDHLCKNGRVMEAQDLFDLMVHMGVKPDVCTYSTLIGGYLFVGQMDEVSKLLDNMVSIGLKPNVITYTILIDGYCKNGRIDDALVVFREMLAGKVKPCIITFNIMIGALLKGGRKEEAKDLFDGIWAKGLVPTVVTYNLMIQKLI; from the coding sequence ATGAGCCGCCGCCTTGTCCCCGTCGGCAGACGCATCTTGGAGCAGAACATCAAGGGTCGGTACCACGCGGGAGACATTGGCACCGAGGATGCACTCCACCTGTTTGACGAATTGCTCCAGGATGCTCAGCCCTCCTCGATCCATGCCATCAACTGCCTCCTGACCATCATCCGCCGTGATTGCCCTGCACTGGGCGTCTCCCTCTTCAACCGCATCGCAAGGGCCAAGGTGGCACCCGACATTATCACCTATGGCATTCTAGTCGACTGCTGCTGCGGTGCTGGCCGCTTGGACCTTGGACATGCTGCCATGGGACACATCATTAAGTTGGGATTTGCAGCAGAAGCCATCGTCAATTTCAATCACCTACTCAGAGCCATCTGCGCCGAGAAGAAGACCAGCTACGCAATGAACATCGTACTCCGGCTAATGCCCGAGTTTAACTGCATACCAAACATTTTCTCCTACAACATTCTTTTCAAGGGTCTCTGCAACGAGAAGAGAAGCCAAGAGGCTCTTGAGCTGATTCAAATTATGGTTGAGGATGGAGGTTGCTGCCGACCTGATGTGGTGACCTATAACACTGTAGTCGATGGCTTGTTGAAAGAGGGTGAGGTAGGCAAGGCTTACAGCCTATTTTCTGAAATGCTACAGAGGGGGATTTCGCCAAATGCTGTGACCTATAGCTCAATCATCTGTGGCATGTGCAGGCTTCATCTGATGGACAAGGCTGAGGAGGTTCTTCAACAGATGTTTGATAGAGAAATTCTGCCAGATGTTGCTACATATACTAGTCTAATACATGGATATTATTCATTAGGACAGTGCGAGGAGGTGGATCGGATTTTCAAAGAAATGTCTAGAAATGGTGTTCAACCAGATATCGTAACTTATAACATACAGATGGATTATCTTTGCAAGAATGGAAGATGCGCAGAAGCTAGGAAGATTTTTGATTCCATGGTCAGTTTGGGCCAAAAACCGACTGTTACTACCTACAGCATTCTGCTTCATGGGTATGCTATGGAAAGATCTTTTCATGATATGAATTGTCTCATTGATTTGATGGTGGGAAATGGTATTGCTCCAAATCATTTTATCTACAACATACTCATATCTGCATACGCTAAAGAAGAAATGGTTGGTGAGGTAATGCATATATTTACAAAAATGCGGCAGCAAGGATTGAACCCTGATGTTGCGAACTATGGAGCGGTAATAAACTTGCTTTCTAGTATTGGCCGAATGGATGATGCTATGTCCCAATACAATCAAATGATAACTGAAGGATTACTCCCTGGTATCATACTTTTCAGCCAACTTATTAGTGGTTTCCGTACTTGTGGCAAATGGGAGAAGGTTCATGAACTATTTTCTGAAATGTTGGATCGTGGCATCTATCCCAACACTGTGTTCTTCAACACAATTATGGATCATCTTTGCAAAAATGGAAGGGTTATGGAAGCCCAGGATCTCTTCGACCTGATGGTACACATGGGTGTGAAACCTGACGTGTGTACTTATAGCACACTGATAGGTGGATACTTGTTCGTTGGTCAGATGGATGAAGTGAGCAAGTTACTTGACAATATGGTCTCAATTGGCTTGAAACCAAATGTTATCACATATACCATATTGATTGATGGTTACTGTAAGAATGGAAGGATAGATGATGCATTGGTTGTTTTCAGGGAAATGTTGGCCGGGAAGGTTAAGCCTTGCATTATCACTTTTAATATTATGATTGGTGCGTTGCTTAAAGGTGGCAGGAAGGAAGAGGCTAAAGATTTGTTTGATGGTATCTGGGCCAAAGGATTAGTGCCCACCGTTGTTACATATAACTTAATGATACAAAAACTTATATAA